The genomic window GTCGCGGTCATGGCGCTGCTTGTCGAAGGCGATGTGATCCTCGAAGTGCCCCTTGTAGATGCGCAGCCGGCCGCGGCTGCCATCCTGCTGCGGCGGCCCGATGCGGTTGCCGTCTTCGTCGGTCACCACTGCCGAGAAGTAGTGGGTCCCCTCGTCGACGACGGCGTCGAGCGAGAGGAACATGCCGTTGATGAGCCCGAGGTCGTTCTGGTTCTTCAGGCAGACGATCTTTTCGGCGGGGCCGGTTGGCAGCCAGCCTGGCCCAAAGCCGGCGGCCTGGCGCATGGCATTGTTCAGCTGCAGGCGCGTCGCGTTCATGCCGCAGATGACCTGCCCACCGCGCAGCGCCTGCTCCGGCGTCACGTCGGATTTGCGCATCTTCCAGACGTGGGTGTCGTATTGGCCGAAGCCGATCGCCATGCCCTCGCGGGCCATGGTGGCGAGGCGGATGATGGCGCTCTCCGCCGCCTGTCGGTGAATCTCGGTGAGCATGATGTCGGGCGCATCCTTGGTGAAGGCGCCTTCGCCCTGAATCGGCGGCAGCTGGCCAGGATCGCCAAGGACCAGGATTGGCTTACCGAAGCTCATGAGGTCGCGCGCCATGTCCTCGCCGACCATCGACACCTCATCCAGCACGATGAGCCGCGCATGCGCCGCGTCGCTTTTCGGGTTCAGCGCGAAGCGGGGCCGCTTCATCTCAGAGACGGCCTGGCGCATCGCCTCGATCGTCGCCTCGGCGGTCGTGCGATCGAAGCCCGAGAGCTGCCGAGCGCTGGCCATCGCCTCGGTGATCTTCTTTTCGGCCGCCTCGACTTCCTCCTCGGTCGCCTCGATGACGCTGTAGATCAGGCTGTGGATGGTGCGTGCGGGCGTGCCCTTGCGGCGCAGGACCAGCGCAGCCTTGCCGGTGAAGGTGGCTGTGACGACACCGGGCACGCAGCCCTCGCCATCACCGCCGGCGCGATGCGGCTCGAGGCCGATCTCACCCAGTGCAAACTTCAGCACGGTCGATTTGCCCGTGCCGGCGAAGCCGAACAGCCGGAACACCTGCTGCTGCTCGGTGCCGTGCTCGAACCATGCCCGGATCGCGCTGATGGCGCGGTGCTGGGTGTCGGAGGGCGTGATGTCGCCGCTCATGCTGCACTTCCCAGTTCCATGCGGTAGTCCTTCACGACAGCCCCGCGCGACTGATCGCCGACCTCGCATTCGCGGACGAACACGCGCCGCCCGTCGGCGAGCGTGCGCCAGTGCCCACGGCGAATGTGCCAGCGCGGCGAAGCGTGTGTTCCGCCGCGAAGCGCGACTGCGGCCGCAACCTGCGTCGTGTCGATTTCGGCGATGCGGTAGGTCCATCCGCGGACACCGTGCTTGGCGAGCGAAGCGCGCCGCAGCGGCGATACCACGTGATCCCGGAGCTGGGTGCCGACCGACAGCAGGCCAAGCGCACGCCAGACCATGCCGGTGAGCGCCTGAAAGTATGGAGTGTGCTCTGCCGGATCGACGAGGGTCGGATGCGCTTCGACGTCCGCGACGCCGTCGGGCAGGAAGCTGGCCCGAGCCAACACGTCGGTCCAGAGCTTGCGACGGGTGTCGAAGCGAAAGAGGAATGCATCGACGCCCTGCTCGGTCCCGACCGCGTAGGCAACGAGAGATGCGCCGGGATGGAGCTGTTCGGTGACCTCGAACAGCACACGCTCGTGAGGCAGCCGCAGCGCGCCGGCCATGATGGTCTGCGACAGCAGCTGGACCTCGTCCGAGTCAAAGCTGGTCTGGTCGGGAAAGAGGTAGACCGGTGCGGTGAGGACACCGGCGGCATCGACGGGACACCAGAAGCGGTTCGCGTAACGATGAATGTGGCGCTTCAGCGCGTAGGCCATCGGCACGGGCGGAGATGGCGAAGGTGACCTCACGGGTTGGCCTCCCAGCAGCGGGCCGCGTAGGGACAGAAGCGGCAGAGGAAGAAATCGGCGTGGGCGGCGATGCGCGGGGGCAACTCGCCGGCCTCGGCAGCGCGGAGGATGTCGACGGCCCGATCGGACAGGCGCTGCGCCTCGGCTGCATCGAAGGGCACCGCCTCGTGGTGCAGGGCGAGGGTGTCGCGGTTCAGCGCGGTCAGCAGCGCCACCTCGAGCTCGAGATAGGCCATGTAGAGCTGGACCTGTGCGAAGTAGACCGGCTTGGACTGGCGTAGGCCGTGCTTGACGAGGTCGTTCCACGACTTCTGGCCGAGGGCCTTGTGCTCCCACAGGGAAGGCCAGCGGATGCCGACATCGGGACCCGCGACGATGACGCCATCGGCATGCCCACGCAGCTTTCCGCCTGCGGCGGCAAAGCCGAACTGCTCGCCATCGGCGCCGCGGTCACGCAGATCGAAGCCCGCCTGGCGGAGCCATCGGATGGACAGCGTCTCGAACTGGTGTCCCGCATCGAAGACGCGCAGTGTGCCGCCGTCGAAATCGCGGCCCGCATCCTTCGGGGTATGCGCCACCTCGTAGACCAGCTTTCGCGCGCAGGCCTCGCCGATCCGGCTGCCACCGAGATAGTCGCGCGGGCGCTGCCGTTGGTTGCGCGCGACCAGTGCGGCATCGACATGCGCATTGATGCGGGCGGTGGTGTCGGCCATGCCGTGCGCGGCGCGTCCGTAGACCAGGCCGGATTGGTGGTTGAGGTCGAGGATCATGGGTGTCCTCAAAATGGAATCGGGTCGTCGAGCGGATCCCGCTCGGCGGCCTGGCGCTGCATGGATGCCTGGAAGCCGTCCACGCAGGCCTCGATGATGCGGTCGATTTCTGACGCACTGCGGTCGTGGAACGGCGCCATGAGGTTCAGCTCCACCAGCACCTCGGCGAGCGGCCGGCGCGCGTCCTTCACCGCGCGCTCCTCCATCTGCGTTTTGTCGATCACGCCGTTGGACCTTCGGCCCAGCGCGCCACCTGCCTCGCAACACCGCATTGAGCAGAAGCGGTGATGCGGGAATTCGCCCCAGCGAAGCTGGTGGATGTAGCCGAAGCCCTTCGCCTCCCGACCGCAGAGCGCACAGGTGAGCCGACGCACCTGGTCCTCGGGCGAGCAGCCGCGCGGCTGTGGCAGGGACTGGGCCGCAGCACGCGGCTGCGCCGGCCGCGTCCAGCGGCGACGAACCATCGGCGCATCACCCGTTCAACCAGGCCGGGCCGCCTGCCGCCGGCGCCGGGGCGGGCGGAGCCGCGGGTTGCGGCGCGGCGGGGGCGGGGCTCGCGGTGGCCGGGCGTTCCCACATGCGGGGCGCCGGAGCCGCGGGCGCGGCGGCAGCCGTGCCCGACCAGGCGGGCGGCGTGGTGGCGGCTGCGGCCGGCGGACGCGCCGGCCGGTGGCTGGGCGCCGCCGCCACGACTTCGCCGGCCATGACCTTGGCGTATTCCGGCTCGCCCGGCAGCACGACACGGTCCAGGCGATTGCTGTCGGAATAACGGGGGTCGTTGGCGGGCTCGACGCGCACCTTCGCAGCGAAGGTGATCCCGTGAAGGTCGGACAGACCGCGCAGCATGCGCTTGGCCTTCGCCGCCTCGCTCATGTCCTGCGAGTCCAGCCCGAGCGCGCTGTCGATCATGGCCCGGAAGACCCCCTTCGAGATCTTCCAGCCGATCGACACACCCTGCTCGTCCACCTTCCCGCCGACGACCGTGAAGGTCTGCCAGAACTTGCGGCGGATGTGCGGGCCCGCCGTGACGGTGAACTCGCAGTCCAGCATCTTCACGTCGCTGCCCTGCGTCTTCGTCGCCTTGAGCAGGCCGCGATCTGCCTCGCCCTGGCCATCCAGTCCACCCTTGCGGAGGTGCATGATGACCTTCACGAAGCTGCCGTCCGGGATGAGGTCGGAGCCGCGCGGCAGTTCGGCATCGTTCATGTCATAGGTCATGGCATCACCCCCTTGGTGGCGTTGGTGCTGGTGGCGTTGATCTTGCGGAGCAGGGCGGCGAGGTCCGCGGGCTCGGTCTCGTCGAGACGGCCGGAGCGATCCTTCGCGGGCAGCCCGAAGCTATTGCCGGCACGGCAGACGAGGCGACGCTCGGTTCCGCGCTCCGGGTCGTATCGCCAGGCGTCACCTTCGCGGCTGAACAGCCCCATGGTGACGACCTGATCGACGATGCCCGGCAGTTCGCGCGCGGCCTTGCCGCCTTCCATCTGCGGCTGCCAGGTGACCTTGCCGAACTCGTCGGTCACCTTCTCCAAGATGCCGACCATGATCGTGGTCTTGCCCGGCGCGTGCTGCAGGTGCTTCAGCAGGCCGATGACCTCGCGCGCCATCAAGCCGTAGGCGCCGCGGGTGTCCGGCTTGCCGGTCTTCTCCGAGAAGGCCTCGGGCCGCGTCTTGGCCCAGGCCATCGCCTGCCGCGTGAGGTCGGTGATCGAGTCGAGGAACACGATGGATTTGCTGGCGAGCAGCCGCACCAGGTCGGGATGCGCCGCGGCGAGATGCTGATAGTGCCCTTCCGAGAAGAACCCGGTCGGATCGGCCGCCGGGTTCACACCGCCGGCCAGGCAGGCAAGGTCGATGGCATCTTCGAAGCAGCGGACAGGGATGCTGTCGCCGCGCCAGTCCTGCACCGACTTGAGGCCGGCCTCGAGGTCGATGCAGAGGGTCTTTTCGGCATGCATCGTTTGGACCTGCGTGGTCTTGCCCACGCCGCTCGGCCCGAACAGCGCCAGGGTGGTCTTGTTGACGGCGCTTGACAGGCGCTCGTCGGCCGTGACGATGCGGAGTGCCATCAGCGACCTCCCCGCATCGAGATGATGCCGTCAGCATGAGGGCTATCGCGCCGTGCGACGTCGGACATGATGGCGAGGCGATAGGTGGCGCGGCCCGTGCGCACGGTGCGGGCCGGCTCGAAGGCGGCGCGGATGCGCTCCGGCCAGGCGGTGTAGGCCCGCTCCGAGACCTTGAAGCTGACCTCAACATACTGGCCGGGATCCTCGCCACCGGCACGGATCTGCTCCGACAGCGCGGCGAGGTGCGTCTGGTCCCATTCCACCTTCTTCGGGAGATCGACGGCGATCTCCACGGCGCCGTCATGGAAGCGGACCGTGCCAGTGTCCTTGCCGGCCGCGGCACGGGCGCCGATGGCGCGCTGCTCGTAGCGGAGCGCGATCGCGGCCTCGATCCAGTCCTGCATGCGCTTGGCGCCATCCAGCGCCTCGCGCGCATCGGTCTGCAGCAGCGCCAGATGCTCGGCGGGGAGCGCAATGACGTCGCTCACCGGCATGTGGCGCAGAGCGTCGAGGCTGGGGCGGTTGGTGCGGGGCGCGTCCATCACGCGGCCTCCGCGAGCAGCAGCGGCAGGATGGACGACGCATAGCGACGTGGCCGGCGGCGGGCGACGAGGATGTAGGCGTAGTCCTCATAGCCGTGGCGGCGCTGCACGATATCCGCCAGGCCGAGATCGGCCAGCTTCCAGGCGCGGGCTGCCAGGCGCTGCAGCGCCGTGCGCTCCGGCTCGGGCAGGCACTGCAGCTGCGGGCAGACCTGCCGGGCGAGCGCGCCGCGGTGATAGGTGATGCGGTCGCCGGGAGCCGCGGCGCCCAGCCAGGTGCAGAGCGACGCCTCGGTGAGAGGCTTCGACACTGCGCGGATGTCGGTGATGTTGGTGTCCATACTTAGCCCTACCCAGCCCCTCGCCGATGCGTCTCAGGCCGCCGCGGCGATGCCGCCGGCGAGGAGCCGCAGGCGCATTTCGCGGATGCGGCGGTACAGAACCGATCGCGGCATCGGGCCCTGCTGGCCG from Roseococcus microcysteis includes these protein-coding regions:
- a CDS encoding ATP-dependent DNA helicase, which translates into the protein MSGDITPSDTQHRAISAIRAWFEHGTEQQQVFRLFGFAGTGKSTVLKFALGEIGLEPHRAGGDGEGCVPGVVTATFTGKAALVLRRKGTPARTIHSLIYSVIEATEEEVEAAEKKITEAMASARQLSGFDRTTAEATIEAMRQAVSEMKRPRFALNPKSDAAHARLIVLDEVSMVGEDMARDLMSFGKPILVLGDPGQLPPIQGEGAFTKDAPDIMLTEIHRQAAESAIIRLATMAREGMAIGFGQYDTHVWKMRKSDVTPEQALRGGQVICGMNATRLQLNNAMRQAAGFGPGWLPTGPAEKIVCLKNQNDLGLINGMFLSLDAVVDEGTHYFSAVVTDEDGNRIGPPQQDGSRGRLRIYKGHFEDHIAFDKQRHDRDWKFKKGLSEATFGWAITGHKAQGSQFPTVLVWDDGLGRTALDRNRWLYTAITRAEWGLVIIA
- a CDS encoding DUF6511 domain-containing protein → MVRRRWTRPAQPRAAAQSLPQPRGCSPEDQVRRLTCALCGREAKGFGYIHQLRWGEFPHHRFCSMRCCEAGGALGRRSNGVIDKTQMEERAVKDARRPLAEVLVELNLMAPFHDRSASEIDRIIEACVDGFQASMQRQAAERDPLDDPIPF
- a CDS encoding ATP-binding protein gives rise to the protein MALRIVTADERLSSAVNKTTLALFGPSGVGKTTQVQTMHAEKTLCIDLEAGLKSVQDWRGDSIPVRCFEDAIDLACLAGGVNPAADPTGFFSEGHYQHLAAAHPDLVRLLASKSIVFLDSITDLTRQAMAWAKTRPEAFSEKTGKPDTRGAYGLMAREVIGLLKHLQHAPGKTTIMVGILEKVTDEFGKVTWQPQMEGGKAARELPGIVDQVVTMGLFSREGDAWRYDPERGTERRLVCRAGNSFGLPAKDRSGRLDETEPADLAALLRKINATSTNATKGVMP